In Corynebacterium nuruki S6-4, the following proteins share a genomic window:
- a CDS encoding acetolactate synthase large subunit has protein sequence MNDTSRSRPSPATVAATGRGRRPERINGAQAVVRSLEELGTDVVFGLPGGAVLPLYDAIYGSEKLNHILVRHEQGAGHAATGYAQVTGGVGVCIATSGPGATNLVTPLADANMDSVPVVAITGQVGTQLLGTDGFQEADIRGITMPVTKHSFMVTRAEDIPAAIAEAFHVATTGRPGAVLVDIPKDVQNAELDFVWPPSYRLPGYHPVTAPHSRQIEEAARMLSAAKHPVVYAGGGVIKSNASAELLDFAEQTGIPVTTTLMALGSFPESHPQFLGMPGMHGTVPAVAALQKADLILAVGARFDDRVTGDVNSFAPDAAVIHADIDPAEIGKIREAQVPIVGDAREVLSALTRAMGDLQLPVPDIAEWRTYLRKLGEDFPAGYDEPEDGKTAPQYVLEQLAEAVGPDGIYVAGVGQHQMWAAQFLNFEKPRTWLNSGGLGTMGYAIPAAMGAKAAAPDREVWAVDGDGCFQMTNQELVTCAIEGLPIKVALINNGNLGMVRQWQTLFFDGHYSNTNLKPGDKYLPDFVGLAESMGCAAIRVTRKEDVADAIAKAREINDRPVVIDFIVGEDAQVWPMIAAGASNDEIQYVKSLAPLFEPDNVAEVAEEGEQ, from the coding sequence GTGAACGACACTTCACGCTCACGCCCCAGTCCCGCTACTGTCGCCGCCACCGGTCGTGGCCGACGCCCCGAGCGCATCAACGGCGCCCAGGCCGTCGTCCGGTCCCTGGAGGAACTCGGCACCGACGTCGTCTTCGGACTTCCGGGCGGAGCGGTACTCCCGCTCTACGACGCGATCTACGGGTCGGAGAAGCTCAACCACATCCTCGTCCGCCACGAGCAGGGCGCCGGCCATGCAGCCACCGGTTACGCCCAGGTCACCGGCGGCGTCGGCGTGTGCATCGCCACCTCCGGCCCCGGGGCGACGAACCTCGTCACCCCGCTGGCGGACGCCAACATGGACTCGGTCCCGGTCGTCGCCATCACCGGGCAGGTCGGCACCCAGCTGCTGGGCACCGACGGCTTCCAGGAGGCCGACATCCGGGGTATCACGATGCCCGTCACCAAGCACAGCTTCATGGTGACCCGCGCCGAGGACATCCCCGCCGCCATCGCGGAGGCCTTCCACGTCGCCACCACCGGGCGTCCCGGTGCCGTGCTCGTCGACATCCCCAAGGACGTCCAGAACGCCGAACTCGACTTCGTCTGGCCGCCGAGCTACCGCCTGCCCGGGTACCACCCGGTCACCGCGCCGCACTCCCGCCAGATCGAGGAGGCGGCACGGATGCTCAGTGCCGCGAAGCACCCCGTCGTCTACGCCGGCGGTGGCGTGATCAAGTCCAACGCCTCCGCGGAACTGCTCGACTTCGCCGAGCAGACCGGTATCCCGGTGACCACCACCCTCATGGCGCTGGGTTCCTTCCCCGAGTCCCACCCGCAGTTCCTCGGCATGCCCGGCATGCACGGCACGGTCCCGGCCGTCGCCGCCCTGCAGAAGGCCGACCTCATCCTCGCCGTCGGTGCCCGCTTCGACGACCGCGTCACCGGTGACGTCAACTCCTTCGCGCCGGACGCCGCGGTCATCCACGCAGACATCGACCCCGCCGAGATCGGCAAGATCCGTGAGGCCCAGGTGCCGATCGTCGGGGACGCCCGCGAGGTGCTCTCCGCCCTGACCCGGGCCATGGGCGACCTGCAGCTGCCCGTCCCGGACATCGCCGAGTGGCGCACCTACCTGCGCAAGCTCGGTGAGGACTTCCCGGCCGGCTACGACGAGCCGGAGGACGGCAAGACCGCCCCGCAGTACGTGCTCGAGCAGCTCGCCGAGGCCGTGGGCCCCGACGGGATCTACGTCGCCGGCGTCGGCCAGCACCAGATGTGGGCCGCCCAGTTCCTCAACTTCGAGAAGCCGCGCACCTGGCTGAACTCCGGTGGCCTCGGCACGATGGGCTACGCCATCCCCGCGGCCATGGGTGCCAAGGCCGCGGCGCCGGACCGCGAGGTCTGGGCCGTCGACGGTGACGGCTGCTTCCAGATGACCAACCAGGAACTCGTCACCTGCGCCATCGAGGGCCTGCCGATCAAGGTCGCCCTGATCAACAACGGCAACCTGGGCATGGTCCGCCAGTGGCAGACCCTGTTCTTCGACGGGCACTACTCCAACACGAACCTGAAGCCGGGGGACAAGTACCTGCCGGACTTCGTCGGGCTCGCCGAGTCCATGGGCTGCGCCGCGATCCGGGTGACCCGCAAGGAGGACGTCGCCGACGCGATCGCCAAGGCCCGGGAGATCAACGACCGCCCGGTCGTCATCGACTTCATCGTCGGTGAGGACGCCCAGGTGTGGCCGATGATCGCCGCCGGGGCGTCCAACGACGAGATCCAGTACGTCAAGAGCCTCGCGCCGTTGTTCGAGCCCGACAACGTCGCCGAGGTCGCCGAGGAAGGTGAGCAGTAA
- a CDS encoding ATP-binding cassette domain-containing protein, producing the protein MAGNITVHDAHLRNLRHVDVELPRDRLVAVTGVSGSGKSSLAFGTIHGEAQRRYLESVAPFARRLIAGAVDPQVARIDGLPPTVALEQNRTAGGARSTVGTFSTVSNSVRLLFSRCGDYPADLRETAGRLDSDCFSPNTAAGMCPTCQGTGTVHAPTEESMVPDPSLSIDDGAVAAWPGAWLGKNFHDILVTLGYRTDVPWRDLPRADRDWILFTEERPVVTVHPERGPDQAHGTYRGTWRSVAVYLRESLASTSSEKTRARVLSFMTDSTCPACGGRRLIPGALRVTYRGLTVDRLNALPLDRLLALLDGDDGSGTTGQDAAAEAERLLLDQVVPTLTAAVDLGLGHLSLDRPATTLSAGELQRLRLASQLHSGLFGVVYVLDEPTAGLHPTERAAVRGLMDRFLAAGNSVLLVEHDMDLVAGADWVVDVGPGAGELGGEVLWSGPVAGLTGQDTPTGRALAAPFPRLRDGAEAASGPLRVRSTERTLDVDLGLGLGQFTAVTGVSGAGKSTLVSRVLPEVLGQEGLRTNLITQQPIGRTPRSTLATYTGLFDHVRRLFAATPEAGRRGWTVSRFSYNVTQGRCPTCHGEGKIEVELVFLPGSYTTCPDCHGARYNPETLEVTWHGYTVADILDLTVAEAREVFAGEPPVAGALAALHAVGLDYLRLGQGAPELSGGEAQRIKLATELQRSTRTRRRTPTVHLLDEPTTGLHPADVDLLVTELRRLVADGDTVVVVEHDLRVVAGADRVIDLGPGAGAAGGRVVADGTPAQVAASGTATGRALAEAAGTGPA; encoded by the coding sequence ATGGCTGGCAACATCACCGTCCACGATGCGCACCTGCGCAATCTCCGCCACGTCGACGTGGAGCTGCCCCGCGACCGGCTGGTCGCGGTGACCGGTGTCTCCGGGTCCGGGAAGTCCTCACTGGCCTTCGGCACGATCCACGGTGAGGCACAGCGCCGCTACCTCGAGTCCGTCGCTCCCTTCGCCCGCCGGCTCATCGCGGGCGCGGTCGACCCGCAGGTCGCCCGGATCGACGGCCTGCCCCCGACCGTCGCCCTGGAACAGAACCGGACGGCCGGTGGGGCGCGGTCGACGGTCGGCACGTTCTCCACCGTGTCGAATTCGGTGCGGCTGCTGTTCTCCCGCTGCGGCGACTACCCGGCCGACCTGCGGGAGACGGCGGGACGCCTCGACTCGGACTGCTTCTCCCCCAACACCGCCGCGGGCATGTGCCCGACCTGCCAGGGCACCGGGACCGTCCACGCCCCCACCGAGGAATCGATGGTGCCGGACCCGTCCCTGTCGATCGACGACGGCGCGGTCGCCGCCTGGCCGGGCGCGTGGCTGGGCAAGAACTTCCACGACATCCTGGTCACCCTCGGGTACCGCACCGACGTGCCGTGGCGGGACCTGCCGCGGGCCGACCGGGACTGGATCCTGTTCACGGAGGAGCGTCCGGTGGTGACGGTGCATCCGGAGCGCGGGCCGGACCAGGCGCACGGCACCTACCGGGGCACCTGGCGTTCGGTGGCGGTGTACCTGCGCGAGTCGCTGGCGTCCACGTCCTCGGAGAAGACGCGGGCACGGGTGCTGTCGTTCATGACGGATTCGACCTGTCCGGCCTGCGGCGGGCGGCGGCTGATCCCCGGGGCCCTGCGCGTCACGTACCGCGGTCTCACCGTCGACCGCCTCAACGCGCTGCCGCTGGACCGGCTGCTGGCGTTACTCGACGGGGATGACGGCTCCGGTACCACCGGGCAGGACGCCGCCGCCGAGGCCGAGCGTCTGCTGCTCGACCAGGTGGTGCCCACGCTCACCGCGGCGGTGGATCTCGGTCTCGGTCATCTCAGCCTCGACCGCCCGGCGACCACCCTGTCCGCCGGGGAACTGCAACGGCTGCGGCTGGCCTCCCAGCTTCACTCCGGCCTGTTCGGTGTGGTGTACGTCCTCGATGAGCCGACGGCGGGACTGCATCCGACCGAGCGGGCGGCGGTCCGCGGCCTGATGGACCGGTTCCTCGCCGCCGGGAACAGCGTCCTGCTCGTGGAGCACGACATGGATCTGGTGGCGGGGGCGGACTGGGTGGTCGATGTCGGCCCCGGTGCCGGCGAACTCGGCGGTGAGGTGCTGTGGTCCGGGCCGGTCGCCGGGCTCACCGGGCAGGACACCCCCACCGGCCGCGCCCTGGCAGCACCGTTCCCCCGCCTGCGCGACGGTGCGGAGGCGGCGTCCGGTCCGCTGCGGGTGCGCAGTACCGAGCGCACGCTCGACGTGGATCTCGGCCTCGGTCTCGGCCAGTTCACCGCGGTCACCGGGGTCTCCGGTGCGGGGAAGTCCACGCTGGTCTCCCGGGTGCTGCCCGAGGTGCTCGGTCAGGAGGGACTGCGCACCAACCTCATCACCCAGCAGCCCATCGGACGCACCCCGCGGTCGACGCTGGCGACCTACACCGGACTGTTCGACCATGTCCGCCGGCTCTTCGCCGCCACACCGGAGGCGGGCCGGCGGGGCTGGACGGTCTCCCGGTTCTCCTACAACGTCACCCAGGGCCGCTGCCCGACCTGCCACGGTGAGGGCAAGATCGAGGTCGAGCTGGTGTTCCTGCCCGGCAGCTACACGACCTGCCCGGACTGCCACGGGGCCCGCTACAACCCGGAGACTCTCGAGGTGACCTGGCACGGGTACACCGTCGCCGACATCCTCGACCTGACGGTCGCCGAGGCCCGGGAGGTGTTCGCCGGTGAACCGCCGGTCGCCGGTGCCCTGGCGGCGCTGCACGCGGTGGGGCTGGACTATCTGCGGCTGGGTCAGGGCGCCCCGGAGCTCTCCGGTGGGGAGGCGCAGCGCATCAAGCTGGCCACCGAGCTGCAGCGGTCCACCCGCACCCGGCGCCGCACCCCGACCGTGCACCTGCTCGACGAGCCGACGACCGGGCTCCACCCGGCGGATGTCGACCTGCTGGTCACCGAGCTCCGGCGGCTGGTCGCCGACGGGGACACGGTGGTCGTGGTGGAACACGACCTGCGGGTCGTCGCCGGTGCCGACCGGGTCATCGACCTGGGGCCGGGTGCGGGGGCCGCGGGTGGCCGGGTGGTGGCCGACGGCACACCGGCACAGGTGGCGGCGTCCGGGACGGCGACCGGTCGGGCGCTGGCGGAGGCCGCGGGGACAGGTCCGGCCTGA
- a CDS encoding PH domain-containing protein, whose amino-acid sequence MSSPDSTDTSPDAAPDRNSTYRTGPDRGNLVPALLMLGLSLIGIAYTPFLVWLPLLPILFIVYILRCRTIVDATGISARYMLRAGRSLVWDEFKALRFTRGGKALAVRTDGTSFPLPGVSFNSLVTLAEVTGGRIPDPVTPGITASDDKVKVVNRDSGDTVLMDKDDYDEYEARRRTATLAREELRRREEEQRPRT is encoded by the coding sequence ATGAGTTCACCGGATTCCACGGACACTTCCCCGGACGCCGCTCCGGACCGGAATTCCACCTACCGGACCGGCCCTGACCGCGGAAACCTCGTTCCCGCCCTGCTGATGCTCGGGCTCAGCCTCATCGGCATCGCCTACACCCCCTTCCTCGTCTGGCTGCCGCTCCTCCCGATCCTGTTCATCGTGTACATCCTGCGGTGCCGGACCATCGTGGACGCCACGGGCATCAGTGCCCGCTACATGCTGCGTGCCGGGAGGTCGTTGGTGTGGGACGAGTTCAAGGCGCTACGATTCACCCGTGGAGGAAAAGCCCTCGCCGTCCGGACCGACGGGACGTCGTTCCCGCTGCCCGGTGTGAGTTTCAACTCGCTGGTGACCCTGGCCGAGGTGACCGGGGGCAGAATTCCCGACCCGGTGACCCCGGGCATCACCGCCTCCGATGACAAGGTGAAGGTGGTCAACCGGGACAGCGGCGACACCGTCCTCATGGACAAGGACGACTACGACGAGTACGAGGCCCGTCGCCGCACCGCCACGCTGGCCCGCGAGGAACTCCGGCGCCGGGAAGAAGAGCAGCGGCCGCGCACGTAG
- the ilvD gene encoding dihydroxy-acid dehydratase → MNKIPFRSSVTTQGRNASGARALWRATGMTDEDFEKPIIAIANSYTQFVPGHVHLKNVGDIVAEAVHEAGGIAREFNTIAVDDGIAMGHSGMLYSLPSREIISDSVEYMVNAHKADAIVCISNCDKITPGMLNAAMRLNIPVVFVSGGPMEAGKAVVVDGVAHAPTDLISTMSASANDQVTQQGLLTVEQAACPTCGSCSGMFTANSMNCLTEALGLSLPGNGSTLATHEKRRALFSEAGRLIVDMCRRYYGEGDDSVLPRNVATKNAFRNAMALDMAMGGSTNTVLHILAAAQEGGVDFDLQDIDDLSRFVPCLSKVAPNSDYHMEDVHRAGGIPRILGELWRGGKLEEDVHTVHSASLAEWLEAWDISAEHPSQQALDLYHAAPGGVRTTVPFSTDNVWDELDTDPENGCIHSVENAITSDGGLVILRGNLSPDGAVIKSAGIDESLWHFSGPALVVESQEEAVDVILKKKIKAGDVLVIRYEGPSGGPGMQEMLHPTSFLKGSGLGKKCALVTDGRFSGGSSGISVGHVSPEAADGGLIGLIENGDTVTIDVHNRSLTLDLPDEEIERRRVAMNASERPWKPDHRQRKVTKALRAYASMASSADKGAVRIVPED, encoded by the coding sequence ATGAACAAGATCCCGTTCCGGTCCTCGGTGACCACCCAGGGGCGCAACGCCTCCGGTGCCCGCGCCCTGTGGCGCGCCACCGGCATGACCGACGAGGATTTCGAGAAGCCGATCATCGCGATCGCCAACTCGTACACCCAGTTCGTCCCCGGCCACGTGCACCTCAAGAACGTCGGCGACATCGTCGCCGAAGCCGTCCATGAGGCCGGCGGCATCGCCCGCGAGTTCAACACGATCGCCGTCGACGACGGGATCGCGATGGGTCACTCCGGCATGCTCTACTCCCTGCCGAGCCGCGAGATCATCTCCGACTCGGTCGAGTACATGGTCAACGCGCACAAGGCGGACGCCATCGTCTGCATCTCCAACTGCGACAAGATCACCCCCGGCATGCTCAACGCCGCCATGCGGCTCAACATCCCGGTGGTCTTCGTCTCCGGCGGTCCGATGGAGGCCGGTAAGGCTGTCGTCGTCGACGGCGTCGCCCACGCCCCGACCGACCTCATCTCGACGATGTCCGCCTCCGCCAACGACCAGGTCACCCAGCAGGGTCTGCTGACCGTCGAGCAGGCCGCCTGCCCGACCTGCGGTTCCTGCTCCGGCATGTTCACCGCGAACTCGATGAACTGCCTGACCGAGGCCCTCGGCCTGTCGCTGCCGGGCAACGGTTCGACCCTGGCCACCCACGAGAAGCGTCGCGCCCTGTTCTCCGAGGCCGGCCGGCTCATCGTCGACATGTGCCGCCGTTACTACGGCGAGGGTGACGATTCGGTCCTGCCGCGCAACGTCGCCACGAAGAACGCCTTCCGCAACGCCATGGCCCTCGACATGGCCATGGGCGGTTCCACCAACACGGTGCTGCACATCCTCGCCGCCGCCCAGGAGGGTGGCGTGGACTTCGACCTGCAGGACATCGACGACCTGTCCAGGTTCGTCCCCTGCCTGTCGAAGGTCGCCCCGAACTCCGACTACCACATGGAGGACGTCCACCGCGCCGGCGGCATCCCCCGCATCCTCGGTGAGCTGTGGCGCGGCGGCAAGCTCGAGGAGGACGTGCACACCGTCCACTCCGCCTCCCTGGCCGAGTGGCTGGAGGCATGGGACATCTCGGCGGAGCACCCGTCGCAGCAGGCCCTCGACCTGTACCACGCCGCCCCCGGCGGAGTGCGCACCACGGTCCCGTTCTCCACGGACAACGTGTGGGACGAGCTGGACACCGACCCGGAGAACGGCTGCATCCACTCGGTGGAGAACGCCATCACCTCCGACGGTGGTCTGGTCATCCTGCGCGGCAACCTCTCCCCCGACGGTGCGGTGATCAAGTCCGCCGGCATCGACGAGTCCCTGTGGCACTTCTCCGGCCCGGCGCTGGTCGTCGAGTCCCAGGAGGAGGCGGTGGACGTCATCCTCAAGAAGAAGATCAAGGCCGGCGACGTCCTGGTCATCCGCTACGAGGGTCCGTCGGGTGGTCCGGGCATGCAGGAGATGCTGCACCCGACCTCCTTCCTCAAGGGGTCCGGCCTCGGCAAGAAGTGCGCCCTGGTCACCGACGGCCGGTTCTCCGGCGGATCGTCGGGCATCTCCGTCGGCCACGTCTCCCCCGAGGCCGCCGACGGCGGGCTCATCGGTCTCATCGAGAACGGTGACACGGTCACCATCGACGTCCACAACCGCAGCCTGACCCTCGACCTCCCCGATGAGGAGATCGAGCGTCGGCGGGTGGCGATGAACGCCTCCGAGCGTCCGTGGAAGCCGGACCACCGGCAGCGCAAGGTCACCAAGGCGCTGCGCGCGTACGCCAGCATGGCGTCCAGCGCCGACAAGGGTGCGGTCCGTATCGTCCCCGAGGACTGA
- a CDS encoding SDR family oxidoreductase, translating into MDFGIAGRWALVCASSRGLGFGCAEALAGEGVNLVVNARSSDTLAQAAERLRGHGVEVREVAGDVTSPAVRGMLLDAAPQVDILVNNAGSPPPGDFRDWGESEWLAALQSNMLTAVELIRGTVDDMAARGFGRVVNITSGSVKAPIANLGLSNGARSGLTGFVAGVARQPQLAAHGVTLNNLLPGRFATARILQTNGGTPPEPTGIPAGRFGDPAEFGAACAYLCSAQAGYITGQNLLLDGGAYPGTF; encoded by the coding sequence ATGGACTTCGGTATCGCAGGACGGTGGGCGCTGGTGTGCGCCTCGAGCAGAGGACTCGGATTCGGATGCGCCGAGGCGCTGGCCGGCGAGGGGGTGAACCTCGTCGTCAACGCGCGGAGTTCGGACACCCTCGCGCAGGCCGCCGAACGGTTGCGCGGCCACGGTGTGGAGGTCCGGGAGGTCGCCGGGGACGTCACCTCACCCGCCGTGCGCGGCATGCTGCTGGACGCCGCCCCGCAGGTCGACATCCTCGTCAACAACGCCGGCAGCCCGCCGCCGGGGGACTTCCGGGACTGGGGTGAGTCGGAATGGCTGGCGGCCCTGCAGTCCAACATGCTCACCGCGGTGGAACTGATCCGGGGGACCGTGGACGACATGGCGGCCCGCGGCTTCGGCCGGGTGGTGAACATCACCTCGGGATCGGTGAAGGCACCGATCGCGAACCTGGGCCTGTCGAACGGGGCGCGGTCCGGGTTGACCGGGTTCGTCGCCGGGGTGGCGCGGCAGCCGCAGCTGGCGGCGCACGGGGTGACGCTGAACAATCTGCTGCCGGGCCGTTTCGCGACCGCCCGGATCCTGCAGACCAACGGCGGGACGCCGCCCGAGCCGACCGGGATCCCGGCCGGGCGCTTCGGGGATCCGGCGGAGTTCGGTGCGGCGTGCGCGTACCTGTGCTCGGCACAGGCCGGGTACATCACCGGGCAGAACCTGCTGCTCGACGGTGGGGCGTACCCGGGGACGTTCTGA
- a CDS encoding mechanosensitive ion channel domain-containing protein yields the protein MDVKFVLIALWDWIVVHGLTLAALIIVGILIPRVARLLLRVATNRLMKDDEGRKSWTALIGAGVYLLEVLGYFIIVYAALKNLGVSTVGAAVPATVVSAAVGFGAQKVIGDFLAGFFIISEHQYGVGDTVSFDGTSDQVMGKVVRLTLRATQIRTGKGELITVPNSQASVTINYSQHWSRAVVDIEVPMRDGDTMSSLSETVHEAAEDAIEAAGIKDEILGEIDVLPAMSITAPTAAGLPWTVGMEVTVDVNPATQWMVQRTIRSAVITAFWDRFQAPGRAVDREDTPTQEWPPITPEQIVAASGGTDQDTRQDATPTAGPGTGNPATSENPAAPGDADADSGSEPVDTSAEPVTDSTDELIEDVTEHGVWRHETHRSRAKRIFSVGGRVRPSTTVLFIVLAVLGVIGLFSATPSGGDAGWLAPSRLRNDAPAVTAPATTAPGTAGTGTPAPTSQEQATPTGDSGQTTGTGTADRDGQARQSTSNSGTDHGTGDGTTDTTGTGNSDYGTGTGTSGDTGNSGNSGEIGGQADNGGGGTGGTGQANPQSDPQSQSLGRSTGAGDGVPIAPQGGQTG from the coding sequence ATGGATGTGAAGTTCGTGCTCATTGCGTTGTGGGACTGGATCGTCGTCCACGGTCTGACCCTCGCCGCCCTCATCATCGTCGGGATCCTCATCCCCCGGGTCGCCCGCCTGCTCCTGCGGGTCGCCACCAACCGGCTCATGAAGGATGACGAGGGCAGGAAATCCTGGACCGCCCTCATCGGCGCCGGGGTGTACCTGCTGGAGGTGCTCGGTTACTTCATCATCGTCTACGCCGCACTGAAGAACCTCGGCGTCTCCACCGTCGGCGCGGCGGTCCCGGCCACCGTGGTCTCCGCCGCCGTCGGTTTCGGCGCCCAGAAGGTCATCGGGGACTTCCTCGCCGGGTTCTTCATCATCTCCGAGCACCAGTACGGCGTCGGGGACACGGTCTCCTTCGACGGCACCAGTGACCAGGTCATGGGCAAGGTCGTGCGCCTCACGCTGCGCGCGACCCAGATCCGCACCGGCAAGGGCGAACTCATCACCGTGCCGAACAGCCAGGCCAGTGTGACGATCAACTATTCGCAGCACTGGTCGCGCGCCGTGGTGGACATCGAGGTACCGATGCGTGACGGGGACACGATGTCCTCGCTGTCCGAGACCGTCCACGAGGCCGCGGAGGACGCCATCGAGGCCGCCGGCATCAAGGACGAGATCCTCGGTGAGATCGATGTCCTGCCCGCCATGAGCATCACCGCCCCCACCGCCGCCGGACTGCCGTGGACGGTCGGCATGGAGGTCACCGTCGACGTCAACCCAGCCACCCAGTGGATGGTCCAGCGCACCATCCGGTCGGCGGTCATCACCGCGTTCTGGGACCGGTTCCAGGCCCCGGGCCGGGCCGTCGACCGGGAGGACACCCCCACCCAGGAGTGGCCGCCGATCACCCCGGAACAGATCGTCGCGGCGTCCGGCGGAACGGACCAGGACACCCGGCAGGACGCCACCCCGACCGCCGGCCCCGGCACCGGGAACCCCGCGACGTCGGAAAACCCCGCAGCTCCCGGAGATGCCGACGCCGACAGTGGCAGTGAACCCGTCGACACCTCGGCCGAGCCGGTCACCGACAGCACCGACGAGCTGATCGAGGACGTCACCGAACACGGGGTGTGGCGGCACGAGACGCACCGGTCCCGCGCCAAGCGGATCTTCAGTGTCGGCGGCCGCGTCCGACCCTCGACCACCGTGCTGTTCATCGTCCTCGCCGTGCTGGGGGTCATCGGACTGTTCTCCGCCACCCCCTCCGGCGGCGACGCCGGCTGGCTCGCCCCGTCCCGCCTGCGCAACGACGCACCGGCGGTCACCGCACCCGCCACCACCGCCCCGGGCACCGCGGGCACCGGCACCCCGGCGCCCACGAGTCAGGAACAGGCCACCCCGACCGGGGACTCCGGGCAGACGACCGGGACCGGCACCGCCGACCGTGACGGGCAGGCCCGGCAGAGTACGTCGAATTCGGGCACCGACCACGGCACCGGCGACGGCACGACCGACACCACCGGCACCGGGAACTCCGACTACGGCACCGGTACCGGCACCTCCGGGGACACCGGGAACTCCGGGAACTCCGGGGAGATCGGCGGCCAGGCCGACAACGGCGGTGGCGGCACCGGCGGTACCGGACAGGCGAACCCGCAGTCCGACCCTCAGTCCCAGTCCCTGGGGCGGAGCACCGGGGCCGGGGACGGCGTCCCGATTGCTCCGCAGGGTGGTCAGACTGGTTAG